TGCCGATGTCAACCAGGTACTGACAAAGCCGGCGCAGGGCGGTCAGGTAGGTCGATACCGATACCTGATGCAATCCGCGCTCCTCCATCAAATATTTTTTATACGCCTCTACATCCTCGGTTGTGAACTTGAACGCAGCCTTGTTAACAGCAAACCAACGCTCAAATTCATTGAGTGAGCGCCTGTATGTGCCGGCTGTCTCCGGGCTTTTATCTTTCAGATATTCCTTTACAAAATCCTCAATCCGGCGATTTAATTCGCTCACCGTAAGGGATAAGGTCTGTTGTACTTCCGGCTTCTCCATTACTGGATTCCGCGTGTGGTGGATTATAAGTGATGGTCTTCTCAGTTGCCCAACACCCGTACGACCACAGGTACTGCCCCAGATATAGCACCAAGCAATGCAGGACCGGGAAAGAAAGGATTATAAGATGGGTCGGGCAACCACGTAGTAATCAACCCAATAGAAAGGACTTTGTCAATAACGGATTTAAGAAAAGATAACGGAAATTAACTTTTTTCCGTTATCTCTCCTCTATCCGTAATTTCCCAGGTATCCCATACGCAGCTACTTAAACAACGCCATTCGGGTCGTGCGACTCAAGAATGGAGACGTACCGCTGCAGGAATGAAGATGCCATGGCACCATCGATAATGCGATGGTCATATGAAAGCGAAACGTACATAATGCTACGGATAGCAATGATGTCTCCGAGCTTAGGATCTTCAATCACAACAGGGCGCTTTTTGATGGTGCCTGTAGCAAGGATGGCAACCTGCGGTTGGTTAATAATTGGCGTGCCCATCAGGCTGCCAATCGACCCTACGTTGGTTACGGTAAAGGTACCGCCCTGCAAATCAGCAGGCTGCAGTTTCTTGCTTCTTGCGCGGCCTGCAAGATCAGCTGCTGCGTGTGCAATACCAGCCAGGTTAAGCTGGCCAGCGTTCCGAATTACCGGCACCACCAGTTTGGACTTATCAATCGCAACGGCGATGCCAACATGGTAGTCTTTTTTCAGGATAATGTGGTTGCCTTCAACTGAGGCATTTACCATCGGATGCTCCCGCAGTGCTTCTACAGCCGCTTCTACAAAGAAGGGCGTAAAAGTCAGCTTAGCCCCTTCACGCGCCTGAAACGCTGCTTTGTTCTTCTCACGAAGCTTGACGAGGTTGGTTACATCAATCTCGGCAAAAGAGGTAACGTGGGCAGATGTCGCGATGGAGCGTACCATATGCTCCGAGATAATCTGCCGCATGCGATCCATTTTCACGATTTCAGACCGGAGTCCGGATTCGACAAAAATGTTTGGATTAGCCGCAGGTGCAGAAGCCGGCTGTGCAACCGGAGCTGGCTGCTGTGGCGCCGTTTTACGCTTGGCGACAAAGGCCAGGATATCTTCTTTTGTGATCCGACCTTCCCTACCAGAGCCACTCAACGCTGTAAGTTCAGCCATTGAAAGGCCTTCTTTTTCAGCGATGGAACGTACCAGTGGCGAGAAGAACTGGCCATCAGGCCCACGGCGCGGAATCGGGCCGGCGGGCTCTCCTTCTGGTACCAGCAACGCACCATCGCCTGCAGGTGCAGCCTCTACATGTTCAGAGGGGACCTCAATCGACGGCGTGCTCGCTGCAGGAGCCGGGGTAGCCGGCTGGGGTACAGGTGCAGCGGCTGCCGCGCCCGTTGCAATAATG
Above is a genomic segment from Bacteroidota bacterium containing:
- the sucB gene encoding 2-oxoglutarate dehydrogenase, E2 component, dihydrolipoamide succinyltransferase: MAKIEVKMPKMGESITEGTVITWFKQPGDAIELDETLLEIGTDKVDTEVPSPAAGVLAEIVVPEGETVDVGVTIAWLETEVGAAVVAAPEAAPPAAAPVEEAPAPPPAAAPVAASGERTTVIMPKMGESITEGTVIAWHKQPGDAIDLDETLLEIGTDKVDTEVPSPSAGTLVEILVPEGETVEVGTDIAIIATGAAAAAPVPQPATPAPAASTPSIEVPSEHVEAAPAGDGALLVPEGEPAGPIPRRGPDGQFFSPLVRSIAEKEGLSMAELTALSGSGREGRITKEDILAFVAKRKTAPQQPAPVAQPASAPAANPNIFVESGLRSEIVKMDRMRQIISEHMVRSIATSAHVTSFAEIDVTNLVKLREKNKAAFQAREGAKLTFTPFFVEAAVEALREHPMVNASVEGNHIILKKDYHVGIAVAIDKSKLVVPVIRNAGQLNLAGIAHAAADLAGRARSKKLQPADLQGGTFTVTNVGSIGSLMGTPIINQPQVAILATGTIKKRPVVIEDPKLGDIIAIRSIMYVSLSYDHRIIDGAMASSFLQRYVSILESHDPNGVV